From Sinorhizobium sp. B11:
GCTGCCTATTCGATTGCTGCCCTCGCCAATATCGAGAACCTGACCTACACCGGGTCGGCGGCCTTCACCGGCACCGGCAATGCTGCGGCGAATGTGATCACCGGGGGTGTCGGCAACGACACGCTGAACGGCGGAGCAGGCGCCGACACGCTTATCGGCGGAGCCGGTGACGACACCTATATCGTGGATGTCGCGGGTGACGTGGTCACCGAGGCTGCAAATGCAGGCACCGACACGGTGAAGACCGGGCTTTCTGCCTATACGCTTGCCGACAATGTCGAGAACCTGACCTATACGGGCACAGTGGCCTTCACCGGAACGGGCAACGATCTTGCCAACACGATCAGGGGTGCGGCAGGTGCCGACACGCTGGACGGCAAGGCGGGCGCCGATACGCTGATTGGTGGTGCGGGCAACGACACCTACATCGTGGATGTCGCCGGTGACGTCGTGACCGAAGCCGCCAACGAAGGCACGGATCTGGTCAAGACGGCGCTTGCTGCCTATGCGCTGACCAACATTGCCAATGTCGAGAACCTGACCTTCACCGGCAGCGGCAATTTTGCCGGGACCGGCAATGCCTTGGCCAACACGATCACCGGCGGTGCCGGCAACGACGTGCTGGACGGTGGGGCGGGAGCCGACACGCTGATTGGTGGCGTCGGCGATGACACCTATATAGTGGATGTCGTGGGCGACGTGGTCACGGAAGCAGCAGGTGCGGGCACGGACGAGATCCGGACGTCGCTTGCTGCCTATTCGATTGCTGCCCTCGCCAATATCGAGAACCTGACCTACACCGGGTCGGCGGCCTTCACCGGCACCGGCAATGCTGCGGCGAACGTGATCACTGGCGGTGTCGGCAACGACACGCTGAACGGCGGAGCCGGTGCGGATACGCTGATCGGCGGCGCCGGTAACGACACCTACATCGTTGACAATGCCGGTGACGTCGTCACCGAAAGTGTCGATGCGGGGATCGATACGGTCAAGGCTGGGTCGGCGGCCTATACGCTTGCCGACAATGTCGAGAACCTGACCTATACGGGCACAGTGGCCTTCACCGGAACGGGCAACGATCTTGCCAACACGATCACCGGAGGGGCTGCGGCCGACCGGCTGTCGGGTGGCGACGGTGACGACACGCTGAACGGCGGAGCCGGTGCGGATACGCTGATCGGCGGCGCCGGCAACGACACCTACATCGTGGATGTCGCGGGTGACGTGGTGACTGAAGATGCGGACGCTGGAATCGACACGGTCAGGACCGCGCTTTCTGCCTATACGCTTGCCGACAATGTCGAGAACCTGACCTATACGGGCACGGTTGCCTTTGCCGGAACGGGCAACAGCCTTGCCAACACGATCAGGGGCGCGGCAGGCGCCGATACGCTGGACGGCAAGGCGGGCGCCGATACGCTGATTGGTGGTGCGGGCAACGACACCTACATCGTGGATGTCGCCGGTGACGTCGTGACCGAAGCCGCCAACGAAGGCACGGATCTGGTCAAGACGGCGCTTGCTGCCTATGCGCTGACCAACATTGCCAATGTCGAGAACCTGACCTTTACCGGCAGCGGCAATTTTGCCGGGACCGGCAATGCCTTGGCCAACACGATCACCGGCGGGGCCGGCAACGACGTGCTGGACGGTGGGGCGGGAGCCGACACGCTGGTCGGCGGAGCCGGTAATGACACCTATATCGTGGATGTCGCAAGCGACGTGGTCACGGAGGCAGCAGGTGCGGGCACGGACGAGATCCGGACGTCGCTTGCTGCCTATTCGATTGCTGCCCTCGCCAATATCGAGAACCTGACCTACACCGGGTCGGCGGCCTTCACCGGCACCGGCAATGCTGCGGCGAATGTGATCACCGGGGGTGTCGGCAACGACACGCTGAACGGCGGAGCAGGCGCCGACACGCTTATCGGCGGAGCCGGTGACGACACCTATATCGTGGATGTCGCGGGTGACGTGGTCACCGAGGCTGCAAATGCAGGCACCGACACGGTGAAGACCGGGCTTTCTGCCTATACGCTTGCCGACAATGTCGAGAACCTGACCTATACGGGCACAGTGGCCTTCACCGGAACGGGCAACGATCTTGCCAACACGATCAGGGGTGCGGCAGGTGCCGACACGCTGGACGGCAAGGCGGGCGCCGATACGCTGATTGGTGGTGCGGGCAACGACACCTACATCGTGGATGTCGCCGGTGACGTCGTGACCGAAGCCGCCAACGAAGGCACGGATCTGGTCAAGACGGCGCTTGCTGCCTATGCGCTGACCAACATTGCCAATGTCGAGAACCTGACCTTCACCGGCAGCGGCAATTTTGCCGGGACCGGCAATGCCTTGGCCAACACGATCACCGGCGGTGCCGGCAACGACGTGCTGGACGGTGGGGCGGGTGCCGACACGCTGATTGGTGGCGTCGGCGATGACACCTATATAGTGGATGTCGTGGGCGACGTTGTCACGGAGGCAGCAGGTGCGGGCACCGATACGGTCAAGACCGCGCTTGCGGCCTATACGCTTGCCCGACAATATCGAGAACCTGACCTACACCGGGTCGGCAGCCTTCACCGGCACCGGCAATGCTGCGGCGAACGTGATCACCGGCGGTGCAGGCGCCGACACACTGAACGGCGGAGCAGGTGCCGACACGCTGATCGGCGGCGCCGGTAACGACACCTACATCGTTGACAATGCCGGTGACGTCGTCACCGAAAGTGTCGATGCGGGCATCGATACGGTCAAGGCTGGGTCGTCGGCCTATACGCTTGCCGACAATATCGAGAACCTGACCTACACCGGGTCGGCAGCCTTCACCGGAACAGGCAACAGCCTTGCCAACACGATCACCGGGGGAGCTGCGGCCGACCGGCTGTCGGGTGGCGACGGTGACGACACGCTCAACGGGGGAGCCGGTGAGGATACGCTGATCGGCGGCGCCGGCAACGACACCTACATCGTGGATGTCGCCGGTGACGTGGTGACTGAAGATGCAAGTGCAGGCACCGACACGGTGAAGACCGGGCTCGACCGCCTGGCACTTGTTGCCAATGTCGAAAACCTCACCTACACCGGCACCGGCGACTTTACTGGTATCGGCAATGCGCTCTCCAATACGATCACCGGGGGTGCCGGCAACGACACGCTGAATGGCGGAGACGGTAGCGATACGCTGATCGGCGGCAAGGGCAACGACTATTACATCGTCGACAGCGCCGGAGACGCCGTCATCGAAAATGCCGGTGAAGGGATCGACCAGGTGCAAACGTCCCTCGCCAACTATACGTTGGGAGAAAACATCGAAAACTTGAGCTCGGGTGCCGACGGCTGGGAAGCCTTTGTCGGAACAGGCAATGCACTCGATAATCGGATTGTGGGCAATGCCTTCGGGTCGAATACGCTGACAGGTGGCGCCGGAGACGACGTCCTTATCGGTGGAATGGCCGCGGACTTTTTCGTCTACGAGCCGAATTGGGGGCACGACACGATCATGTATTTCGAGGTGGCTGGCGGGGCACATGATACGATCAGGATCGATCACACGATCTTTGCCGACTGGGCATCGCTGCTCGCCGTATCGACCCTGTCAGGCAACGACACGATCATCACAGCCGATGCTGACAACACCATCACGCTGAAGAACGTGGCCGTGTCGAGCCTGCAGTCGGCGGATTTCCAATTTGTGTGAGCTTCGCTCGATCTCCCCGGCAGGCCCTCCAGAAGAGAGGGGCTGAAGTTCTGCCGCAGCTGAAGGGATTGGATGACGACAAGGAAGTTTACGAAACCTGGAACAAAGGTTGTCACAATCGGTTCGCGTGACGGTCGGCAAAAACGTCTCGATTGGAGTTCCCTGGGCAGCCCTGCTCCGCGCGCAAAACACGAACGTCTGTGGAGCGAGACGCACCCGGTTCCGTTGCGCGCGTCCGGCCCAGCCGTGGCCATACGCCGCTCAAGCCTGTGATAGACGCATTCCGACAAAGCTGCGAGCGGTAGTCATCGGACCGATGGTCTTCGTCGTCATCGCTACTGGGCCACTTGGGATGCTGAGCTACGCCAGCCTCGGAGCCTGGCGTCCTGGTTCTCAATATCGGCATATTCATCCACAAGCCCCTGTTGACGGTCCGGAAAACAGCCTGAAGTTCGTCGCGAGCCTGATGCTCGGCGTCTTCGGCCTCTTCCGAGTCGGAAAAGGTAACGGCGCGGAATGGCCGTGCATTCCCGCGGCGCTCTCTTCCCTCACCGTCAGGACGAAGCGAGGCGCTCGGCCAGCCACAAACAAGGGCCTTCTGCTCGCGGAAAAATATCCAGACCAATCGGAATAAAACAACAGTGCTGTTGTCTACGTTCATGAAACCGCTCTGCATGAAAAAGGAGCCCGCATGAACGTCTTTCCCCGAAAAGGATTCCTTCCGCTGGCAGCGCCGATCTTCGTGATACTGTCCGCTTCTGCCTTTGCCGACGACCCTGCATCGCATCAACATGCCACCTCCGCGGTTACGGAAGAGGCCCCGTTTCTGTCGGAAAATGACGCCGCCATGGCGAAGATGATGAACGACATGGCGGTGAGACCGACGGGCGACGTCAACAGGGATTTTGTGGAGATGATGATCCCTCATCATCAAGGGGCGATCGATATGGCGCAGACCTATCTGCGCTACGGCAGCAATGAGCAGCTCAAGCGCATTGCCCAGGAAATCATCGTCGATCAGCAGCAGGAAATTGCTGCGATGCGACTGGCTCTCGGTGATCCTCTTCCGCCTTCGGATCCGGCGCCAACTCAAATTCCCCCGCAAACTCCCGTTCCCTCCGGCGCCGGCATGTCGATGATGCCGGCTATGGATCCGAATATGAAAATGGGCAACTGAAAGGACCCTGTCATGAAGTCTAGCCTTCTCGCCCTCAGCCTTCTCGCCGGCACGATGCTGGCGCCCTCAGTGAGCTTCGCCGGCCAGGCGCCGGGCGCGGTCTCCGATCCGGATATCCCGGTCAGCAGCAGGGATCGCGTCTATGCTGCCGAACAGTTCTCCAATACGGTTTCAGTTACTGATCCATCCACAAACAAACTGCTCGGCGTCATCCGTCTCGGCGATCCGCAGCCCGGCAATCTGAGCCCGCTCTATCGGGGGCAGGTCCTGGTCCATGGCATGGGTTTTTCGCCGGACCACAAAACGCTGGCTGTCGTTTCGATCGGCTCGAATTCGGTGACTTTCATCGACACGGCCACGAATACGGTAAAGCACACCACCTATGTGGGCCGCTCGCCGCATGAGGCATTCTTTACACCCGACGGCAACGAAGTTTGGGTCACCGTTCGCGGAGAGGATTACATCTCCGTCATCGATGCGCATACTTATGAGGAGAAGATGCAGATCAAGGTGCCGGCTGGTCCGGGCATGCAGATCTTCTCGCCGGACGGCAAGTACGGTTATATCTGCTCCTCGTTCAACCCTGAAACCGTAGTCGTTTCCGTCGCCGATCACCAGATCGTCGGCCACATCAAGCAGGAAAGCCCTTTCTGCCCCAATATTGCGGCAACGCCTGATGGCAAGCAGGTCTGGTTTACCCTGAAGGATACCGGCAAGACGCAGGTCTTCAACGCCGAAGCACCCTTTGATCTCATAAAGACGCTCGATACCGGGCCGATCACCAATCACGTCAACATCGTTCACAATGCCAATGGCGACTTTGCCTATGTCTCGGTCGGCGGACTCAATCAGGTGAAGGTCTATCGCACGGATAACTTCCAACAGGTCGCGACAATTCCTGTCGGCAATCTTCCGCACGGCGTCTGGCCATCCGGCGATGGTACGCGCGTCTATGTGGGTCTCGAAAATGCCGATGCGCTTGCAGCAATCGACACACTGACAAACAAGGTCATCGCGACGATACCGATCGGCCAGGCGCCGCAGGCTGTCAACTATGTCCCCGATGCAGTCCCTGAGGGCGATGGCATGCAGAATCTCCAGCCGCTTGGCATCGCGGGCCAGGTGGCGCATCTTGCCCTGCACGCACCGAAGGCAAGCCAGGGCGAGGTTGCACCAACGAGTGTTTCTCTTTTCGACCAAGGTCTGTCACAGGTGCTGCAGGCATCCGTGACCGGCCTGCAGCCCAAGAAACCTTACATCCTCGCACTCTCCACGCGGGCTGACGGTTCTGGTGATCTTCAACCCTTGGCTTCATTCATGACAAACCCGGCTGGTTCGGCGATCGTCAATGCCGTTGGCCCCATCCGGCAGATCGTCCAGAGCAGCGAGAAGGCTGAGCGCCGCTATCTCGTCATCACTGCCTCGGGGGATAAGGGGCCAGCCGAAGTCGTCCAGGTCGAAGCGAAGTAAATCCCTCTCGCCCGCCGCCTGTGATAGGGTGGCGGGCGAAAGCTCCTGAAGGTAAGCCTCTCATGAGTGATATTTTGCAGCTTGTCGAACCGATCATACCGGCGCTCCGCCGCTATGCCCGCGGATTGTTGAAAGATGGAACGGCAGCCGACGATCTCGTTCAGGATTGCCTGGAGCGGGTCATTGCTCATTGGCATCATCGCCGAAACGACGATCCGCGCACCTGGGTATTCGCCATCCTTCATAATCTTGCCGTCAACTGGTTGAAGCAGAACGCACGCCGTGGCGAACATTTGCCCATTGAGAAGGTGGATGAAAGTGCTTTTGCCCGACAGCCGACACAGGAAGACAGCCTGATGAGCCGCGATATCCTTCAGGCGCTGGAGCTGCTTCCCGAAGAGCAGCGCAGCGTGTTGCTGCTGGTATCGGTTGAGGATCTGTCCTATTCGCAGGCAGCCGAGGTCCTGGCCATCCCGATCGGCACCGTCATGTCGCGTCTGTCGCGCGCCCGTGAGCGGCTAAGGCAGATGTTGGAGAACCCTGGGCAGGCAACACAGGGGGCAGCAGCCCATCTTCGGAGAATAAAATGAGCGTAAAACCGATCACCGAGGATGATCTCCACGGATTTGTGGACGGTGCGCTGGATGAGGCACGTGAAGCCGAGGTTTGCGCCTATCTTGAAACCCATCCTGATATCGCCGCGCGAATCGATAGTTACGGCAGGCAGCGGCTCGATTTGCGGACTGCGCTCAGCGCCGTCGCCGAAGAACCGATCCCGAGCCGGCTGAACCTCAGCCATCTGCTGGAATCGCGCAAGCCGGGCCGGCTGCCCTTGTGGCGTATGGCGGCTGCCGCGGTCGTTCTTCTCGTCGCAGGCGGTTCAGGGGGCTGGATGCTGCATGGAATGTATCGGCATCCAGGCGAAGGCATAGTGGCGCTGGCTGATGAAGCAGCCGACAGCTTCGCCACTTACGCGCCCGACAGGATAAGGCCGGTCGAGCTTCGTGCCGACAATATGGCCGAACTCGTCGACTGGGCGACGGAGCGCATGGGCCGCAAGCCGGTAGTGCCGAATCTCTCCGGATCGGGCTATCGCCTGATGGGTGGCAGGATGATCTCGACGTCGCATGGTGCCGGATTGATGCTGATGTATGACGATGATCGGGGAACGCGTCTCGTCGTGCTGACGCGGCCCATGCTCGCCGATCAGAACAAGCCCATGGCGCCGCATGCTGAGGGAAATGTTGAAGGCTGGAGCTGGGCATCCGGCGGCATGGGCTACAGCCTCGTCGGCACCCTGCCGGCCGATGTCTTGCATCCGCTCGCTGATGATATCAGGCACCAGACCGAGATGGGTGCCTGAACTCTGCAGGCCCGAAGCGTTGCGGCTTTGAGCGACATGCTTGCCAAGGATTTTAGTGCATACGAGGGCGGCGTTTTTCGCCGCCGCGTTTTCGCGGCAGTCCCATCATACCTTGTGGGACCTGCTCGTCGGCTGCCAGTGCCGCATTATGCTGGCGTAGGCGCTCGAGCGCGACGGAAGCAAGCTGGGTATAGGGAATGGCTGCCGGATCGTCGGTATGGATATCCTGGATCGCCGCGAGGACTGTCTCGGCTTGTGGGAGATGGCGAGCTGCGATGAGCGCGATACCCTCCTTATAGCGGGCCTGTACCACATGGGGTGCCTGCTCGCCGACGCGACGGAAGGTCACGACCGCATCCTCATAGAGCTTCAGCGCCAGTTGCGTATCTCCAAGGCGAAGCGCGATCGGCAGCGGCTCGGCGGTGCGCTCCAGCAGCGACTGGTAGGCAGCAAGGGCTTCGGTCAGCTTCCCCCGGTCGAAGAGCAGGTTGGCAATCCCGAATTCGGCGCCCACATGGCCCGGCGAGGATTGCAGAACCTGGGAGAAGATAATCTCGGCCCTTCCCTTTTCGCCCTTTTGATACATTTCGAGCGCCTGCTGGTAGGCATAGTTGACGCTGCGCGGATGCAGGACGCCGCCGAGATTGTGTCCGTTGCGGGTCCTGAAGAGCGTATAACTGATCCGTCGCTCGTCAGCGCCGAAGGCATACTTGTAAGCTTCGTTTCCGCGCAGGAAATCATAGAAACGGAAGCCGTCCTCGATGGCCCGGCGGATGCAATAGCCATGCAGCACCAGACCGGGAGATGGCGTCCTCCAGTTCTCGTCACGACCGGTGATATAGAAGAGGATCGTCTTTTTCGGGCGGTCGATGATGTTGGCGAGGACGCCGAGCGGCTGTTCACCGAACCAGAAGACCGGGACGTCGAGCGTGCCGCTCCTGAAGCAGTCCATCAGCATTTCGCGGGTGGAATTGATGAGCCGCTCCGTTCGCTCCGCTCCTTTGCGCTCCGTCCACCGTGTGCGCCAGAAATCGAAGAGAATGCCAAGGTCCCGATCGATGGTGTCGGGCGTCGCCATGGTGATCCGGTAGCCCTCGTCGCTATCGAGCTTGCGCAGGAAGCGACGCAGCTTCTGGCGCGTCTGACTGCTCATCTTCTGCTCCAGATAATCGTCCCAGCTCTCAGGCAAAAAGACGACCGGGCAGATCGTATTGTCGATATTGTCTTTGCTGGTCGGGGCATTATCACGAAACATGACGAGCGGCCCCTGCAGCGCCGTGATCATCTTCTCCCGGCGTTCCGCCGGCCCGCTGAAATGTTCTAGCCGAAGATGCGTCCAGTTCTGCTGTTTGAGGTAGGCCGCAAAGCCGTCAATGGCTTTTTGCTCGTAGCCGGGCATGACAAGGAGGCCGGTATAGTCGGCCGAATAATTTCCGCCCATGACGATTTCGTCATAGAAAAGCCCGCTCTGCTCATCGAGTTTGGTCAGCAACCTGAGCGGCAAAAAGGCAACATAGCGAGCATCCCGCTGCCGCTCGCGCAGCGCCAGGACAAACCAACGGCCACGGTGCGCAAGAAAGTCTTTGAGCCATGTCCAGGAGAGGAAATGTTGGGCGTCCGGATCGTCCCGATAAACCTGATCCCAGTTATCGCGTACGGCATCGAAGCCGGCTACCGTATCAATGATATCGATGCGCATGCCCCCTCCCAATACCCCATACGTAATTCGGGAGAATCCAGTCTAGTGAGAAACATCGATCTTCAAATAAACCGTCCGGGTGATTCCTTGAGACGAAATCGGATTAGCCCGAAGCGATTGTTTTCAGACAACAATATCAGAGCGCCACGATCCGCGGACTTGCGTGGATGAAGGTCCAAAGCGCCTTGCTGATATTGACGATCTCAGCAATCGATTTCTCAAGAAGCTCTATTTCCCGGTCATTCATCTGCTCGATCTTTCCGTAGCGGATTTCCTTGTCGTCCTCCACCAGGCGCATGAGTTGCGTGCTGGAAATTTCGCCCTTCTCATCGAAGGAATAGATGCAGTGATTGTATTTGTTGCGCATCTTCGATTCCTTCTTCAGGCGCGACATGGCCGAAAGAACGGCCTTGCGGTCCGCAGCCGGAGTCGAAGGAAGCTTTGCGAGACGCTCGACGAGATCGATGCGCGCGCGCGTCGTGTTGAGTGTCAGAAAGACAACCACTGCAGCTTCCTTCTCCACGTTGAGAAGATGGGCGATAATATAGATCAGCAGGCTTTCTGTATTCGTCCAAACATAGTTTAGCCGGCCAACCCTTAATAACACATCGGACATGGCCGTCATGCTGAACTCCCTCGGCTCAACGTTGATGATACATGGATTATATCAGATCATTTCGTTGAGTGCTTCGGCCATTTCTGTGTTTAGCGCTCCTTGAACGCGCGCGACATGCTATCGGCAACTGGCTTGCTCAGATATTCGAAGAAGGTACGCTCCGAGGTCTGGATCAGCACTTCGGCCGGCATGCCGGGAACCGGGTGGAAATTGTGAATGCGGGCAATTTCAGAGTCGGGAATTTGCACACGCACGATGTACACGTCCTTGACGGACAAGCCGGAATTTTCCTCGACCGAATCTGCCGAAACATAGAAGACCTTTCCTTCCAGGACCGGCGTCGTGCGTCTGTTGAGGGCAGTGAGGCGGATCGCCGCCGTCTGGCCCTCGTGAAGCTGATCGATGGAGGTACGCAATACCTGCGCCTCCAGGATCAGCGGCACATGGGCCGGCAGAATCTCCATGATCGGTTTTCCGGTGGTGATAACACCGCCGGCAGTGTGGTAATAGGAGCGTACGACCGTACCTGTCACAGGCGAGCGGATGACCGTACGCTCCAGGACGCCGGTTGCTTCCCGAGCCTGTTCGCGAACGCTGTCGAGATCGGATTCGGCCGTCTCCAGCGCATCGAGTGCCGCCTGCTTGTTGGAATTGACCGCAATGACTGCCTCCTGGCGGAATTTGGCGATTTCTGCCTCGCTCTCGTTCAGCTCACCATTCAGGCGCGAAATATCGCCCATCGCATCGGCAATGGCGCGCTCTATGGCCAGTAGATCGGTCTTGCGCATATAGCCGACCTTGACGAGTCGCGCCTTGGAGTCCCGCTCGTCCGACAGCAATGACAGCTGCCGCTCGAAGGATTCGCGCTGTCCCTTGTAGCCATCGAAGCGATATTCCAGCGACTTGATGTTCTTCTCGATGAGGTTCAGCTGTTCTTCGAGTTTGACCCGCTTGCTGTGAAAGACCACGTTCTGGCTCTGGATAATCGCATTGACGTCTGGATCGCTGGCCTCTGCCATGACGATCTCGGGAGCCTTGAATTCATTTGTTCCCTGTGCTTCCGCCCTCAACCGCGCCACAACCGCCTCCAGGCGCAGACGCCTCAAGTTCAACATGCGTTCGTTGGTCAGGGCGGCTGTCTGGTCGAGCGTCAGCAGTACGTCGCCTTCCTTGACGGTTGCGCCTTCGCCAACCATCATTTCCTTGATGATGCCGCCTTCAAGGTGCTGGACAACCTTGTTGTTGCCGGTCGCAACGAAACTGCCCTGGGCAATGATTGCAGAGGCAAGCGGCGCGGTTGCGGCCCAATATCCGAAACCGCCAAACGAAGCGAAAAGCACCGTTAGGCCAACGAAGCTGTGCAGACGGATCGACCGCGGCACGTCGCCGTACCACTCGAGCTGCGCTGGGCCGGCCGTTTCCTGTTTCTTCTTTCCCATGGCCGTCACCCTTCGATACGCGGGGGCTGCTGGCCGTTGCGGCCATTGCCCTTTGAGATTGCCTGCAGCACTTCGGTACGTTCGCCGAACATGGCGACCGTGCCGTCCTTGAGGACCATGATCTTGTCCACGCATTGCAGCAGCGCCGGGCGCTGCGTGATCGTGACGGTCGTGATCCCCTGTTTCTTGGCGTGGATCAGCGCCTTTGCCAGAGCGGCTTCGCCCTGCGTGTCAAGGTTGGAATTGGGTTCGTCGAGGACGACGAATTTGGGGTCGCCGAAGAAGGCGCGGGCCAGTGCGATGCGCTGCTTCTGGCCGCCCGAAAGCGGCGCGCCGTCGGCGGCGACGACGGTTTCGTAACCCTGCGGGAAACCGGCGATCAGCTCGTGCACGTCGGCCAGGACAGCTGCCTCGTAGATCTGCCGGTCTTCGACGTCGTCACGCATCCGGCAGATATTTGCCTTGATCGTCCCAGGAAACAGCTGCACATCCTGCGGCAGGTAGCCGATGCTTTCGCCGAACTGCCGCTGGTCCCAGTTGCGCAAATCCATGAGGTCGAGGCGGACATTGCCCGAGGTCGGCAGGATTGAGCCTACCAGCATCTTTCCGAGCGTCGTCTTGCCGGAACCGGAATTGCCGATGATTGCCAGCGATTCACCCTTCTTCAGCGAGAAGGAGATGCCGTTCAGGATCACCTTCTTCTGAGGTGGAGGGACGAAGAGGACTCGCTCAACGTCCAGCCGCCCTTCCGGATTGGGAAGTCGCAGGCGCGGGAAGTTGAGCGGCGAGGTGAGCAGCAGGTTCTTGATGCGGCCATAGGCGGCGGCGGAGCGGTTGAACTGATGCCAGCCTTCGATTGCCCCTTCGATCGGCGCCAGCGCGCGACCGGAAATGATCGAAGCTGCGATGACCATGCCGCCGGTCAGTTCGCCCGATAGCGACAGATGGGCGCCCCAGCCAAGAAGCCCAACCTGCGTGATCATGCGGCAAGCCTTGGAAACGCCGGTGAAGACGATGTTGCGGTCCTGCGCCTGCACATGGGATTTCAGCGAGCCGGCCGTTTCCCGGCCCCACATCTTCACTGCCTCCGGAATCATGGCGAGCGCATTGATGATCTGCGAATTGCGCGACATGGAATCGAGATGAAAGTTCGCGCGGCTGAGATAGCTGTTGGATTCGGCGAACTGCTTGGCCGTAAGCTTCTGGTTCAGGAAGGCGATCAGGAACAGGACCGCGCAGCAGACCATGATGATGATGCCGAGATGCGGA
This genomic window contains:
- a CDS encoding HlyD family type I secretion periplasmic adaptor subunit, which encodes MGKKKQETAGPAQLEWYGDVPRSIRLHSFVGLTVLFASFGGFGYWAATAPLASAIIAQGSFVATGNNKVVQHLEGGIIKEMMVGEGATVKEGDVLLTLDQTAALTNERMLNLRRLRLEAVVARLRAEAQGTNEFKAPEIVMAEASDPDVNAIIQSQNVVFHSKRVKLEEQLNLIEKNIKSLEYRFDGYKGQRESFERQLSLLSDERDSKARLVKVGYMRKTDLLAIERAIADAMGDISRLNGELNESEAEIAKFRQEAVIAVNSNKQAALDALETAESDLDSVREQAREATGVLERTVIRSPVTGTVVRSYYHTAGGVITTGKPIMEILPAHVPLILEAQVLRTSIDQLHEGQTAAIRLTALNRRTTPVLEGKVFYVSADSVEENSGLSVKDVYIVRVQIPDSEIARIHNFHPVPGMPAEVLIQTSERTFFEYLSKPVADSMSRAFKER
- a CDS encoding anti-sigma factor, which encodes MSVKPITEDDLHGFVDGALDEAREAEVCAYLETHPDIAARIDSYGRQRLDLRTALSAVAEEPIPSRLNLSHLLESRKPGRLPLWRMAAAAVVLLVAGGSGGWMLHGMYRHPGEGIVALADEAADSFATYAPDRIRPVELRADNMAELVDWATERMGRKPVVPNLSGSGYRLMGGRMISTSHGAGLMLMYDDDRGTRLVVLTRPMLADQNKPMAPHAEGNVEGWSWASGGMGYSLVGTLPADVLHPLADDIRHQTEMGA
- a CDS encoding GNAT family N-acetyltransferase; this encodes MRIDIIDTVAGFDAVRDNWDQVYRDDPDAQHFLSWTWLKDFLAHRGRWFVLALRERQRDARYVAFLPLRLLTKLDEQSGLFYDEIVMGGNYSADYTGLLVMPGYEQKAIDGFAAYLKQQNWTHLRLEHFSGPAERREKMITALQGPLVMFRDNAPTSKDNIDNTICPVVFLPESWDDYLEQKMSSQTRQKLRRFLRKLDSDEGYRITMATPDTIDRDLGILFDFWRTRWTERKGAERTERLINSTREMLMDCFRSGTLDVPVFWFGEQPLGVLANIIDRPKKTILFYITGRDENWRTPSPGLVLHGYCIRRAIEDGFRFYDFLRGNEAYKYAFGADERRISYTLFRTRNGHNLGGVLHPRSVNYAYQQALEMYQKGEKGRAEIIFSQVLQSSPGHVGAEFGIANLLFDRGKLTEALAAYQSLLERTAEPLPIALRLGDTQLALKLYEDAVVTFRRVGEQAPHVVQARYKEGIALIAARHLPQAETVLAAIQDIHTDDPAAIPYTQLASVALERLRQHNAALAADEQVPQGMMGLPRKRGGEKRRPRMH
- a CDS encoding DUF305 domain-containing protein gives rise to the protein MNVFPRKGFLPLAAPIFVILSASAFADDPASHQHATSAVTEEAPFLSENDAAMAKMMNDMAVRPTGDVNRDFVEMMIPHHQGAIDMAQTYLRYGSNEQLKRIAQEIIVDQQQEIAAMRLALGDPLPPSDPAPTQIPPQTPVPSGAGMSMMPAMDPNMKMGN
- a CDS encoding calcium-binding protein, which encodes MPDNIENLTYTGSAAFTGTGNAAANVITGGAGADTLNGGAGADTLIGGAGNDTYIVDNAGDVVTESVDAGIDTVKAGSSAYTLADNIENLTYTGSAAFTGTGNSLANTITGGAAADRLSGGDGDDTLNGGAGEDTLIGGAGNDTYIVDVAGDVVTEDASAGTDTVKTGLDRLALVANVENLTYTGTGDFTGIGNALSNTITGGAGNDTLNGGDGSDTLIGGKGNDYYIVDSAGDAVIENAGEGIDQVQTSLANYTLGENIENLSSGADGWEAFVGTGNALDNRIVGNAFGSNTLTGGAGDDVLIGGMAADFFVYEPNWGHDTIMYFEVAGGAHDTIRIDHTIFADWASLLAVSTLSGNDTIITADADNTITLKNVAVSSLQSADFQFV
- a CDS encoding YncE family protein; this translates as MKSSLLALSLLAGTMLAPSVSFAGQAPGAVSDPDIPVSSRDRVYAAEQFSNTVSVTDPSTNKLLGVIRLGDPQPGNLSPLYRGQVLVHGMGFSPDHKTLAVVSIGSNSVTFIDTATNTVKHTTYVGRSPHEAFFTPDGNEVWVTVRGEDYISVIDAHTYEEKMQIKVPAGPGMQIFSPDGKYGYICSSFNPETVVVSVADHQIVGHIKQESPFCPNIAATPDGKQVWFTLKDTGKTQVFNAEAPFDLIKTLDTGPITNHVNIVHNANGDFAYVSVGGLNQVKVYRTDNFQQVATIPVGNLPHGVWPSGDGTRVYVGLENADALAAIDTLTNKVIATIPIGQAPQAVNYVPDAVPEGDGMQNLQPLGIAGQVAHLALHAPKASQGEVAPTSVSLFDQGLSQVLQASVTGLQPKKPYILALSTRADGSGDLQPLASFMTNPAGSAIVNAVGPIRQIVQSSEKAERRYLVITASGDKGPAEVVQVEAK
- a CDS encoding RNA polymerase sigma factor, which encodes MSDILQLVEPIIPALRRYARGLLKDGTAADDLVQDCLERVIAHWHHRRNDDPRTWVFAILHNLAVNWLKQNARRGEHLPIEKVDESAFARQPTQEDSLMSRDILQALELLPEEQRSVLLLVSVEDLSYSQAAEVLAIPIGTVMSRLSRARERLRQMLENPGQATQGAAAHLRRIK